A DNA window from Haloactinospora alba contains the following coding sequences:
- the mfd gene encoding transcription-repair coupling factor: MSLSGLLKVAAGDPELDRTIAAARDGRDEHLDLVAPPALQPLLVSALAAEEPAGADRPVLAVTATERAASELSEALGSLLPDNSVALFPAWETLPHERLSPRSDTVGQRLAVLRRLAHPDPADPLTAPLRVVVAPVRSVLQPLVSGLGELTPVRVRPGEDAELEDLVQSLVDIGYARVDLVEKRGEVAVRGGIVDVFPPTEEHPLRLEFWGDQVEEVRYFHVSDQRSMSAEQHTGGRGDAAAGLFAPPCRELLLTQRVRERARELSRQNPELSDILDKLAQGIAVEGMEAFAPVLADGMEPLLNHLPAGTHVVGCDPERVRSRSVELEQTSREFLQASWINAASGGDTPIDVGASAYMTLDEVQANAAELGLPWWTLTPFDSGDAAEADGSGATTVRIDAGPAEAYRGDTERALADVKSWLHDGWRVVLLTPGHGPAERLDSMLRDAGLGVQLRGDLDEAPEPSVATVTTGQLEHGFVWRPVRTVLLTETDLVGQKSSTRDMRRMPSRRRGNVDPLQLKPGDHVVHEKHGIGRYVEMISRTIQGATREYLVIEYAASKRGQPGDRLFVPTDQLDEITRYVGGEAPTLSKMGGADWSKTKSRARKAVREIAGELIRLYSARQASPGHAYPPDTPWQRELEDAFPYVETPDQLAAIEEVKADMEKSVPMDRLICGDVGYGKTEVAVRAAFKAVQDGKQVAVLVPTTVLVQQHLSTFTERYGSFPVRIKPLSRFQTDSEVEQTREGLRTGEIDIVIGTHRLLSDETRFKNLGLVVIDEEQRFGVEHKEALKRLRTQVDVLAMSATPIPRTLEMGMTGIREMTTILTPPEERHPVLTFVGPYDEKQIAAAIRRELMREGQVFFVHNRVASIERVAASISELVPEARVAHAHGQMNEHQLERVMVDFWEKSFDVLVCTTIVESGLDVPNANTLIVDRADTYGLSQLHQLRGRVGRGRERAYSYFLYPPEQPLSETAHERLSTVAQHTETGAGMYVAMKDLEIRGAGNILGAEQSGSIAGVGFDLYTRMVGEAVRELNGDEVSDEEVETKVELPVEAHIPHDYIPGERLRLQSYKRIASVTDDEDIAAARAELVDRFGTPPQPVDNLLAVARFRVLAKQVGLTDVVLQGNQIRFAPVELRESQQLRLRRLYPKAVLKEANHTLLVPAPKAGGLGGKNLRDLDLLKWCTDLVEAVFAS; encoded by the coding sequence ATGAGTCTTTCTGGATTGTTGAAGGTCGCCGCCGGCGACCCGGAACTCGACCGAACGATCGCGGCCGCGCGAGACGGCCGGGACGAACACCTCGATCTCGTGGCCCCTCCGGCGCTGCAGCCGCTGCTGGTCTCGGCGCTCGCCGCGGAGGAACCCGCGGGCGCTGACCGGCCGGTACTGGCGGTGACCGCCACGGAGCGTGCCGCCTCGGAACTGTCCGAAGCGCTCGGTTCACTGCTGCCCGACAACTCCGTGGCGCTGTTCCCCGCCTGGGAGACGCTGCCGCACGAGCGGCTCTCCCCCCGTTCGGACACCGTGGGGCAGCGGCTCGCGGTGCTGCGGCGGCTGGCCCACCCCGACCCCGCCGACCCGTTGACCGCGCCGTTGCGGGTGGTGGTCGCCCCCGTCCGCAGTGTCCTGCAGCCGCTGGTATCCGGCCTGGGAGAACTGACGCCGGTGCGGGTCCGCCCGGGGGAGGACGCGGAGCTGGAGGACCTCGTCCAGTCCCTGGTGGACATCGGTTACGCCCGGGTGGACCTGGTGGAGAAACGCGGTGAGGTCGCGGTGCGCGGCGGCATCGTGGACGTCTTCCCCCCGACCGAGGAGCACCCGCTGCGCCTGGAGTTCTGGGGCGACCAGGTGGAGGAGGTCCGGTACTTCCACGTCTCCGACCAGCGGTCGATGAGCGCCGAGCAGCACACCGGCGGCCGGGGCGACGCCGCTGCCGGGCTGTTCGCGCCGCCCTGCCGGGAACTTCTGCTCACGCAGCGGGTCCGGGAGCGGGCCAGGGAGCTCTCCCGCCAGAACCCCGAACTCTCCGACATCCTGGACAAGCTGGCCCAGGGGATCGCGGTCGAGGGCATGGAGGCGTTCGCGCCGGTCCTCGCCGACGGTATGGAACCGCTGCTGAACCACCTGCCCGCGGGGACGCACGTCGTGGGCTGCGACCCGGAGCGCGTCCGGTCCCGCTCCGTCGAGCTGGAGCAGACGAGCCGGGAGTTCCTGCAGGCCTCGTGGATCAACGCCGCCTCCGGTGGCGACACTCCGATCGACGTGGGCGCCTCGGCCTACATGACCCTCGACGAGGTGCAGGCGAACGCAGCCGAGCTGGGACTGCCGTGGTGGACCCTCACCCCGTTCGACTCCGGCGACGCCGCTGAGGCCGACGGCAGCGGCGCCACGACGGTCCGTATCGACGCCGGCCCGGCGGAGGCCTACCGCGGCGACACCGAGCGCGCACTCGCCGACGTCAAGTCGTGGTTGCACGACGGGTGGCGGGTCGTGCTGCTGACACCGGGACACGGTCCCGCGGAGCGCCTGGACTCCATGCTGCGCGACGCCGGCCTCGGGGTACAGCTGCGCGGCGACCTCGACGAGGCACCGGAACCGTCGGTGGCGACGGTGACGACGGGGCAGCTCGAGCACGGTTTCGTGTGGCGCCCGGTGCGTACGGTGCTGCTCACCGAGACCGACCTGGTCGGGCAGAAGTCCTCGACGCGCGACATGCGCAGGATGCCCAGCCGCCGCCGGGGCAACGTGGACCCGTTGCAGCTCAAACCGGGCGACCACGTGGTGCACGAGAAACACGGCATCGGGCGTTACGTCGAGATGATCAGCCGGACGATCCAGGGCGCCACCCGCGAGTACCTGGTGATCGAGTACGCGGCGAGCAAACGCGGCCAGCCGGGTGACCGGCTGTTCGTCCCGACCGACCAGCTCGACGAGATCACCCGCTACGTCGGCGGCGAGGCGCCGACCCTGTCCAAGATGGGCGGTGCGGACTGGTCGAAGACGAAGAGCCGCGCCCGCAAGGCCGTGCGGGAGATCGCCGGTGAGCTGATCCGGTTGTACTCGGCCCGCCAGGCGTCGCCCGGCCACGCCTACCCGCCGGACACCCCGTGGCAGCGCGAGTTGGAGGACGCGTTCCCCTACGTGGAGACGCCCGACCAGCTGGCCGCCATCGAGGAGGTCAAGGCCGACATGGAGAAGTCGGTGCCGATGGACCGGCTGATCTGCGGCGACGTCGGCTACGGCAAGACGGAGGTCGCCGTGCGCGCCGCGTTCAAGGCAGTGCAGGACGGCAAGCAGGTGGCGGTGCTGGTGCCCACCACGGTGCTGGTGCAGCAGCACCTGTCCACGTTCACCGAGCGCTACGGGTCCTTCCCCGTCCGGATCAAACCCCTGTCGCGGTTCCAGACCGACTCGGAGGTGGAACAGACCCGCGAGGGACTGCGCACCGGCGAGATCGACATCGTGATCGGCACCCACCGGCTGCTGTCCGACGAGACCAGGTTCAAGAACCTGGGTCTGGTGGTCATCGACGAGGAACAGCGGTTCGGGGTGGAGCACAAGGAGGCCCTGAAGCGGCTGCGGACGCAGGTGGACGTACTCGCGATGTCGGCCACCCCCATCCCGCGCACCCTGGAGATGGGGATGACGGGCATCCGGGAGATGACCACGATCCTCACCCCGCCGGAGGAACGCCACCCGGTGCTGACGTTCGTCGGCCCCTACGACGAGAAGCAGATCGCGGCGGCGATCCGCCGGGAGCTGATGCGCGAGGGGCAGGTGTTCTTCGTACACAACCGGGTGGCGTCGATCGAGCGGGTGGCGGCCTCGATCAGCGAGCTGGTGCCGGAGGCGCGGGTGGCCCACGCCCACGGCCAGATGAACGAGCACCAGCTCGAGAGGGTCATGGTGGACTTCTGGGAGAAGAGCTTCGACGTGCTGGTCTGCACCACCATCGTGGAGTCCGGACTGGACGTGCCCAACGCCAACACCCTGATCGTGGACCGCGCGGACACCTACGGGCTGTCCCAGCTGCACCAGCTGCGGGGCCGGGTCGGCCGCGGCCGCGAGCGGGCCTACTCCTACTTCCTCTACCCGCCGGAGCAACCGCTCAGTGAGACCGCGCACGAACGGCTCTCCACGGTCGCCCAGCACACGGAGACCGGCGCCGGGATGTACGTGGCGATGAAGGACCTGGAGATCCGCGGCGCAGGCAACATCCTCGGCGCGGAGCAGTCCGGCAGTATCGCCGGGGTCGGGTTCGACCTCTACACCCGCATGGTGGGGGAGGCCGTCCGCGAGCTCAACGGCGACGAGGTCTCCGACGAGGAGGTGGAGACCAAGGTCGAGCTGCCCGTCGAGGCCCACATCCCGCACGACTACATCCCGGGCGAGCGGTTGCGGCTGCAGTCCTACAAGCGCATCGCCAGTGTCACCGACGACGAGGACATCGCCGCCGCGCGCGCGGAGCTGGTGGACCGGTTCGGCACCCCGCCGCAGCCCGTGGACAACCTCCTGGCGGTGGCCCGCTTCCGGGTACTGGCCAAACAGGTGGGGCTGACCGACGTGGTCCTGCAGGGCAACCAGATCCGGTTCGCTCCGGTCGAGCTGCGCGAGTCGCAGCAGCTGCGGCTGCGGCGGCTCTACCCCAAGGCGGTACTCAAGGAGGCGAACCACACGCTCCTCGTCCCGGCGCCGAAGGCGGGCGGTCTCGGCGGGAAGAACCTGCGCGACCTGGACCTGCTGAAGTGGTGCACCGACCTGGTGGAGGCCGTGTTCGCCAGCTGA
- the cysC gene encoding adenylyl-sulfate kinase, with product MSVSGERTETAEAAAPHFAPGPTELAHLELILNGSYPLSGFMTAEEAEAVTRDGHLPDGTPWPVPVTLPVPDELADARRLVLTDPEGAPLAELDVRQRWRPEQHAQPDQTPSHHLAGEVCSASPAMHGALRQLRLSPDSLAALRAAEGGDAGRPLLAVVTDRPLHHNTLHQIREAAASLGGDHPADVLVLVDAPMDNEGLAPAILAAEPLLPPRSRFAVTTLPPARSPAGGALPTGRDALLAAHVARSYGATSVLLNRGEDGSAHEVAAAEPTSPVAVLRPSEWRYDTRDGMWRLAGEVPEQAAREEPADADIAETLALGRELPSWFTPARVATELYRLRPPRTRRGLTVFLTGLSGSGKSTIARGVADGIRGSGRTVTLLDGDIVRRLLSAGLTFSREDRDLNIRRIGYVASEITRHGGVAICAPIAPYAATRAQVRAMVEENGDFFLVHVATPLDVCEERDRKGLYAKARAGEIQEFTGISDPYEEPADAELVLDTAGTEESESVARVLEALRVGGWLPEPEPERKTTADDRHH from the coding sequence TTGAGTGTCAGTGGCGAGCGCACCGAGACAGCCGAGGCGGCGGCTCCGCACTTCGCCCCCGGCCCCACGGAACTGGCGCACCTGGAGCTCATCCTCAACGGCAGCTACCCGCTGTCCGGGTTCATGACCGCCGAGGAGGCCGAGGCGGTGACGCGGGACGGGCACCTGCCGGACGGCACACCCTGGCCGGTGCCGGTCACCCTGCCCGTCCCGGACGAACTGGCCGACGCCCGGCGGCTCGTACTCACCGACCCGGAGGGCGCGCCGCTGGCCGAACTGGACGTGCGCCAACGGTGGCGGCCCGAACAGCACGCACAACCCGACCAGACCCCCAGTCACCACCTCGCCGGGGAGGTGTGCTCCGCGAGCCCGGCGATGCACGGCGCGCTGCGGCAGCTGCGGCTGTCGCCCGACAGCCTCGCCGCCCTCCGGGCCGCAGAGGGCGGCGACGCCGGCCGGCCCCTCCTCGCCGTGGTCACCGACCGCCCGCTGCACCACAACACCCTGCACCAGATACGGGAGGCGGCGGCGAGCCTCGGAGGCGACCACCCCGCCGACGTGCTCGTCCTCGTCGACGCCCCCATGGACAACGAGGGGCTGGCCCCCGCGATCCTTGCGGCGGAACCGCTCCTGCCGCCGCGGAGCAGGTTCGCCGTTACCACCCTCCCGCCGGCGCGCTCCCCCGCGGGCGGGGCGCTGCCAACTGGGCGGGACGCCCTGCTCGCCGCGCACGTGGCGCGGTCCTACGGCGCCACCAGCGTCCTGCTGAACCGCGGGGAGGACGGCTCCGCCCACGAGGTGGCGGCCGCGGAGCCCACCTCCCCGGTGGCGGTGCTGCGCCCCTCCGAGTGGCGCTACGACACCCGGGACGGGATGTGGCGCCTGGCTGGTGAGGTTCCCGAGCAGGCGGCGCGCGAGGAGCCGGCCGACGCCGACATCGCCGAGACGCTCGCCCTCGGCCGGGAACTGCCGTCCTGGTTCACGCCGGCGCGGGTGGCCACGGAACTGTACCGGCTGCGGCCGCCGCGCACTCGTCGCGGCCTGACCGTGTTCCTCACCGGCCTCTCCGGCTCCGGCAAGTCCACGATCGCGCGGGGCGTGGCCGACGGCATCCGCGGCTCCGGGCGCACGGTCACCCTGCTGGACGGCGACATCGTACGGCGGCTTCTGTCCGCGGGCCTCACCTTCTCCCGCGAGGACCGCGACCTCAACATCCGCAGGATCGGCTACGTGGCCTCCGAGATCACCCGGCACGGCGGCGTGGCCATCTGCGCCCCCATCGCCCCCTACGCCGCGACCCGTGCCCAGGTGCGCGCTATGGTCGAGGAGAACGGGGACTTCTTCCTGGTCCACGTCGCGACCCCGTTGGACGTGTGCGAGGAGCGTGACCGCAAGGGCCTCTACGCCAAGGCGCGCGCCGGCGAGATCCAGGAGTTCACCGGGATCTCCGACCCCTACGAGGAACCCGCCGACGCCGAGCTCGTGCTGGACACGGCGGGAACCGAGGAGAGCGAGTCCGTCGCCCGGGTGCTGGAGGCGCTGCGCGTCGGCGGCTGGCTACCCGAACCCGAACCGGAACGGAAGACCACTGCTGATGACCGACACCACTGA
- the mazG gene encoding nucleoside triphosphate pyrophosphohydrolase: protein MTDTTDREHRPGQGLLALVDVMDTLRRECPWDADQTHESLAKFLIEESYEALQTIEDGDYDTLREELGDVLLQVVFHARVAQERGGEGFTIDDVAEAVTTKLVRRHPHVFSDTAVNGTEDVRANWETIKAAERAEKGQEDASILEGVPFGQPAALLSYELAKRAVRNGVPAELIGDDGGPGGELLAAVEAERQRGADPEMDLRSAARRFDQRVRAAEAKARADGYEPRSLTADQWRAYWD from the coding sequence ATGACCGACACCACTGACCGGGAGCACCGGCCCGGCCAGGGACTGCTCGCCCTGGTCGACGTCATGGACACGCTGCGCCGCGAGTGCCCGTGGGACGCCGACCAGACCCACGAGTCCCTGGCCAAGTTCCTCATCGAGGAGTCCTACGAGGCGCTGCAGACGATCGAGGACGGCGACTACGACACCCTCCGCGAGGAGCTGGGCGACGTCCTGCTGCAGGTCGTCTTCCACGCGCGTGTCGCCCAGGAACGCGGCGGTGAGGGCTTCACCATCGACGACGTGGCCGAGGCCGTCACCACGAAACTGGTGCGCCGCCACCCGCACGTGTTCTCCGACACCGCCGTCAACGGCACCGAGGACGTCCGGGCCAACTGGGAGACGATCAAGGCGGCCGAACGGGCCGAGAAGGGCCAGGAGGACGCGTCGATCCTGGAAGGGGTCCCGTTCGGCCAACCCGCAGCGCTGCTCAGCTACGAGCTGGCGAAACGGGCCGTGCGCAACGGGGTGCCCGCCGAGCTGATCGGCGACGACGGCGGGCCCGGCGGTGAGCTGTTGGCCGCTGTGGAGGCGGAACGCCAGCGCGGCGCCGACCCGGAGATGGACCTGCGTTCGGCCGCGCGCCGGTTCGACCAGCGGGTACGCGCCGCCGAGGCCAAGGCCCGCGCCGACGGCTACGAGCCGCGCTCACTCACCGCCGACCAGTGGCGGGCCTACTGGGATTAG
- a CDS encoding methyltransferase domain-containing protein: MAVRMGEQTPPGPERLAGLTENETWRQALRDVPREWFVPERAWATPMGAAPSYWIDRATDPQPWYEAVYSDSTIVTQIEDGGTDLTEESARSANRFTSSNSAPSNVTSFLELLDTYDKDRVLEIGTGTGWTTGLLSARLGAENITSVEVDEQVAKQARVNLERVGYMPNLITGDGEKGHPGGAPFDRIHVTCGVRKVPYTWVEQTRPGGIIVLPWMPGLGGYQVKLTATNDGAVGRFTGNCGYMMMRSQRPTNTPIADDDRESHPGLIHAASITRVRDVR; encoded by the coding sequence GTGGCGGTGCGGATGGGTGAACAGACCCCACCCGGCCCGGAACGGTTGGCCGGACTTACCGAGAACGAAACGTGGAGGCAGGCACTGCGGGACGTCCCGCGCGAGTGGTTCGTGCCCGAGCGGGCGTGGGCGACGCCCATGGGTGCCGCTCCGAGTTATTGGATCGACCGAGCCACCGATCCCCAGCCGTGGTACGAGGCGGTCTACAGCGACAGCACGATCGTGACCCAGATCGAGGACGGCGGTACCGACCTCACTGAGGAATCGGCTCGGAGCGCGAACCGCTTCACCAGTTCCAATTCCGCTCCGAGTAATGTCACCTCCTTCTTAGAGCTTCTCGATACATACGACAAGGACCGAGTGTTAGAGATCGGTACCGGTACCGGGTGGACAACCGGTCTGCTCTCGGCCCGGTTGGGCGCGGAGAACATCACTTCCGTGGAGGTGGACGAGCAGGTAGCGAAACAGGCGCGGGTGAATCTGGAACGCGTTGGATATATGCCGAACCTGATAACAGGTGACGGCGAGAAAGGGCATCCGGGAGGAGCCCCCTTCGACCGGATCCATGTCACATGCGGGGTACGGAAGGTGCCCTACACATGGGTGGAACAGACCCGCCCTGGCGGGATTATCGTGCTGCCGTGGATGCCTGGCTTGGGCGGTTATCAGGTAAAGCTCACTGCTACGAATGACGGAGCCGTGGGACGCTTCACTGGCAACTGCGGTTATATGATGATGCGTTCCCAGCGCCCTACCAACACCCCCATAGCTGACGATGACCGCGAGTCGCACCCCGGATTGATCCACGCCGCGTCCATTACGCGGGTACGGGATGTCAGATAG
- a CDS encoding DUF397 domain-containing protein, whose amino-acid sequence MSNQHVWHKSSYSNGSNNNCVEVAEGPVTAVRDTQNRQAGHLSFSASEWQAFLDEVRTGRL is encoded by the coding sequence ATGAGTAACCAGCATGTGTGGCACAAGTCCAGCTACAGCAACGGCAGTAACAACAACTGTGTCGAGGTCGCCGAGGGGCCGGTGACCGCTGTCCGCGACACCCAGAACCGGCAGGCCGGCCACCTGTCGTTCTCCGCTTCCGAGTGGCAGGCGTTCCTCGACGAGGTGCGCACCGGCCGACTGTAA
- a CDS encoding helix-turn-helix domain-containing protein produces MGRRYNPTWQKFGSELRKHRTSTSMSQGQVAQALVVSSSLISYMESGMRGPQFDQAQQLDALFRTTGTFERLWKSANGQTLYPTGSRTSIDFEQLAYEIREYHNFLVPGLMQTADYARATFAAMRPFVDAATIDQLVDSRLQRQRVLEDTDRPLMWVVLDETVIRRNIGGVVTMKGQIGHLLRLIDEHVLRLQIVPSDLSMPPGLCGPFRVFAFADRPMVVTAEHVVDDVVLDSDEHVRTCSTLWSAIQADALPTSSSVDLLRQIQGELDE; encoded by the coding sequence ATGGGGCGTAGATACAATCCAACTTGGCAGAAATTCGGCTCTGAACTGCGAAAACACCGAACTTCAACATCCATGTCACAGGGGCAGGTTGCCCAGGCTTTGGTGGTGTCCTCATCCCTGATTTCGTACATGGAGTCCGGTATGCGTGGTCCGCAGTTTGACCAAGCGCAACAACTGGACGCATTGTTCCGGACTACCGGGACCTTCGAACGGCTCTGGAAGTCGGCCAACGGACAGACGCTGTATCCGACCGGTTCCCGGACATCCATCGACTTCGAGCAGTTAGCCTACGAAATACGCGAATATCACAATTTTCTGGTTCCTGGTCTTATGCAGACCGCTGATTACGCCCGTGCCACGTTCGCTGCCATGCGACCGTTCGTAGATGCGGCGACTATTGACCAACTGGTGGACTCACGGTTGCAGCGCCAGCGGGTGCTGGAGGATACAGACCGCCCACTAATGTGGGTTGTGCTGGATGAGACTGTCATACGGCGCAACATCGGTGGCGTGGTCACAATGAAGGGGCAGATTGGTCATTTACTGAGACTGATCGATGAACACGTCCTGCGTCTCCAGATCGTTCCGTCCGACCTCTCGATGCCACCGGGGCTGTGCGGACCGTTCCGAGTGTTCGCGTTCGCGGACCGCCCCATGGTGGTGACAGCGGAACACGTGGTGGACGATGTGGTCCTCGACAGTGATGAGCACGTCCGCACCTGCTCCACGCTGTGGTCAGCGATTCAGGCGGACGCGTTGCCGACCAGCAGTAGCGTTGACCTTCTCCGCCAGATACAGGGAGAGCTAGATGAGTAA
- a CDS encoding MerR family transcriptional regulator produces MSTPAPWPAPLLRPGDVAEAFGVTTSTVNTWVREGRLAPVLVTPGGHRRFAPDQVHTLLATTNREEGGGQA; encoded by the coding sequence GTGAGTACCCCCGCACCCTGGCCCGCCCCGTTGCTGCGTCCGGGTGATGTGGCCGAGGCCTTCGGCGTGACCACCTCCACCGTCAACACCTGGGTACGCGAGGGCCGCCTGGCCCCGGTACTGGTTACCCCGGGCGGGCACCGCCGGTTCGCGCCCGACCAGGTTCACACCCTGCTGGCCACCACCAACCGTGAAGAAGGGGGTGGTCAGGCGTGA